The [Clostridium] colinum genome includes the window TTACACATAAGAGAAATAGACGGAGAAGGTGCAACTGTTCTTGCTAGCAAAGGTACTAGAGCTTGGAAAAATAGTCATATGATGAAACGTTTTAGAGATACAAAAGCCTTAAAGGTATTAGAAATAGTACAAGGAGATGTACATACGTTTGACTGTTGGGTATCTGTTAAACGAGCCAACGGAAGTATTGAAGCAATAAGACCTTGTTTGGTGGCTTGGATAGATATGAGAAGTAGAGCTTTAGTTGGTTGGGTAATAACAGAGTGTCCAGATGCACAAATAATGAAACAAAGTTTAATACATACTATATATCCTAAAGCTAATAAGGAGTTGCCTTATGGTGTACCTAAATATTTACTTATAGACAATGGTAAAGAATATACGGCAAAAACTTTAACAGGTAGAGAAAGAACAGAGCGTGTATGTTTTGATGAAGATGCTAAAGGTTTTTACCGAAGTATTGGAATTAAAGATGATATACGAAGTTTGCCTTACCAACCGTGGAGTAAGGCACAAGTAGAAAGATATTTCTCAACAGTGGAAATGAAATTTGGTAAAAGAATTAAAAGTTATACAGGTACTTTAACAGGTAGAAAAACTAGTGGTAAGGTACAAAAAGATATTAAAAAAATGCTAGAAAAAGGGCAACTATTAACAATAGAAGACTTTGCAGAAAAATTTGAACAATGGGTAGTAACTGAATTTCATAACAAAAAACACAGGGGGCTTATTAGACAAGGAGAGCAAACAAGCGAACCTATATCAGTATTTAATAATGCAGATAAATATGTACAAGCCCCACCACCTTTACAGTATGCTATTAGTTTACTTATGAAAGGCGAAACAAGGGTTGTTACTAATACAGGTATTAGGAGAACTATTAAAGGAAAAGAAGTATGGTATACAAATCCAGAGCTTACAAAATATCAAGGTAGACGAGTTGAGTTTAAATACCATACAGAAGATATTACTAAAGTGTTTGTTTATGATGAAAATGGTAAATTTATATGTGAAGCTATAAGCTATGAGTTATTGCATATTGCCCCTAAACTTTCAGAAGATAGCTTAATAGAACATATAAAAGACCAAAAAAGACAACAACAACAAACAAATGAAACTATTAAAAATAGACGTAAAACTTATGAAGAACGTCAACTTGATTATGAAGAAGCAGGTAAAAAACTTGTTGCCCCTACATTATCAAATGAAGAACTTAAAACAGTTGCCTTTGTTAATGATAACAGATTTAAAGAAGATACGAAAGTTAAACAAAAAGAGCTTAAAACAACACATAACGATATTAAAGAAAGTAGCAAGGAAATTGCTGAAGATTATTTACAAAGATTAGGAGATGAGGTGTTTGATAGAATCTGTTAAAAGTTTTGAAATAAAAATAATATTAGAAGCTATAAAAAACTCAACCGATTATTTTTCCTATAAAGAAATATTATTAAATATTGGAAAAGAGCTTTTAAAGGAGCAAGAAGAAAATATTAAAAAATTTAAAAATAATCCTAAAAAATATGGAACAGTTATAAAAAATATAGAAAAATATTTAAACATAATAATTAATGAATTAGGAGGATATAAAAATGAATAGAGAGCAAATTGTAAAAAAAATTACTGAAATATTAAAAGGTGGAGCAACACAAGTTAGTATAGCAAAAGCTATAGGAACAAATGAGACTTATATATCAAAATATTTAAAAGGAAATTTTGAAGGAGATATAGAAAAATTAGAAACTAATTTAATTAAGTATATACATAAATTTGAAATATCTAAACCTACTAGAGAATTTATAAAAACAAAAGATGCTACTTGTATATTAGGTATATGTAATAGTTGTCAAAAGCTAGAACAGTTAGGGTTGGTGTATGGACGTTCTGGGTTTGGTAAGACAACAACCCTTAGAAAATATGCAGATAGTACAGAAAAAGTTATATATATAGTATGTAATTCATTTATGAACGCAAATGATATAATAAAAAGAATATCAGTATCTTTAGGGCTAAAAGGACTAGTTGGTTCTAAAGATGAAAGAATAGCAAAAATAAAAGAATTTTTTAAATATAATAAAGGCTATTTGCTTATCTTTGATGAAGCAGATAAGCTTTTAAATAAAGATACTATTTCAAAGCTAGACGTTATAAAGACAATATATGATGAAGTAGATGGAGATGGTGTAGGAGTTATACTTGCAGGAGAGCAACACCTTAAAACAAAGTTAGGCTTATACTTTGAGATGGTAAGAAACAGGGGGGACTTAGAATGGGAGCTTAAAGGTTTATCAAGATTAGAAGTAGAAACATATTTACAAGGTGTTAAGCTAACCCCTAAAGCATTAGAAGAATTAGTTATGAGAGCTACTAATGATAACAATGGTTGTTTTAGGACATTAAATAGAACATTTAAAAATGTTCAAAGACTATTTGAAGATAAAAATAAAAATATAGAAACAGAAGAAATAGGCCTTGAAGATATAAAATCGGCTTGTATATTAATGCCTAAATAACTAAAATTTATGTCCAAAAATTAGGAGGGAATAAAGTGAAAAATAATTCGGCTATGATAAGTAATGGACAACTTAGTAAAATTTATGTTTTAGCTAAAGAAAATGGGCTTGATAATGAAATATTACACGATTTAGTTAAGGCTATGTTTAATAAAATTAGCCTTAAAAAATTAAGCTTTGTACAAGCAGGAAAGATAATAGAAAGACTTGCAGGTAAAAGTAGTCAAGAAGATTATATAAGAAATTTAGAAAAGCAAATCGGTTGGGCAGAAAATCCAAAACGATTAAAAGGTTTTATAAAAGGTATGTTTAAAAAAGATAGCCTTAAAAGACTTACTAAAAAAGAAAAGTCTAAATTAATAGAAGCTTTAAAAAGTATGAAAGGTAGGACTGAAAATGCAAAGTAAAGTTGTGGAGTTTTATCTTAAAAAAGTAAATAGTGTGGCTAGTTTTTCACAAGTGCAAATAATATATAGTTATACAGATGAAATGGAAGAAGACCTTATTATAGAAGCATTAAATATAGCTTTAAAAAATAATAAGAAAAATATAAGATATATACAAACTATATTAGATAACTGGTTAAATAGTGGTATAACTACAATAGAAGAATATAGGAAAGGAGTTAGTCAAAATGCAAGAGATAAACCTATTGAAAGAAGCCTTAAAAAAGGGTATGGTACAAAAATATGATAATCATTTAACACTAGAAGAAAAACAGATTTTAAAAAATGAAAAATATGTTGAAACATATAATAATACTATAGGTAACTTACCTTATACAAATTGTGAAATTTGTAAAAATAAAGGTCATATAATGGTTGTTGATAAAAAAGATGCCACTAGACATTATATAAAAAAATGTTCTTGTATGTCAGAAAGAGAAAGTATAGAAAGGTTTAAAAAAAGCGGGCTTGAGGCTTTAAGACAAAAGTACACTTTTTCAAAATTTAATAGGTATAATGAAAAAACTAAAAAATTATATGAAAAAGCAAAAGAGTTTTTAAAAAATAAAAATGAAAAAAATTGGTTTTTTATTGGTGGACAAGTTGGTTCTGGTAAGAGCCACTTATGTACGGCAATGAGTTTAGAGCTTTTAAAAAATAATCAAGTAAAGTTTATGGAATGGGTAAAAGAAAGTACTATTCTTAAATCTTTAGTTTTAGATGATATAAATTATACCAGAGAATTAAGTAAACTTTTATATGTAGATATTTTATACATAGATGATTTTTTTAAAGGTGGTATTAATAAAGCAGATATAAGGCTTGCTTTTGAAATAATAAATTATAGATATAACAATGATTTAGTAACTATTATATCTAGTGAAAAATCAATAAATGAAATATTAGAAATAGATGAAGCTATTGGAAGTAGAATTTATGAAAAATCTTATAATTTTACTTTTGAAATAGAAAAAGATGAAGAGCTTAATTATAGGCTTAGAGAAAGGGGACAAAAAATATGATAAGCGTTAAAAAAATTAGTAAAACAGGTAGTGTAACAATACCAGCACCTCTTAGAAGAAAATTAGGTATAATAGCAGGAGATACATTTGAAATAGAAGAAAGTGATGATGGAATAGTATTTAAAAGAAGTTATGGACATTGTATATTTTGTGGAACAAATATAGGTATTAAATATTTTAATAAAATTTGTGTATGTGAAGGCTGTTCAAAAAAAGTGAGGGAGATGTTTTAAATGAATATAAAAGCAACAATAGATGAATTAGCAGAACTTAAACAACAGGGTAAGCTAATAAAAGATAAAATCGACCTTAAAACAAAAGAATTACAAGAGCAATGTATAGCAGTTTTTGAAGATAAAAATATTAAAACAACTGAAGTTTATGGCACAGAAAATAATAGTGCTATTGCTACATATTATCAAAAATTAGAGATATTAAACTATCAAGCATTAGAAAGTATAATTGATAAAAATTTACTTAATGAAAAAATAGAAAGACGACAAGAAGTAAAATATGATATAGATGAAAAATTTAAAGAAGCTATAATAATATTTTATACAAATGATTATATGAAAGACCTAACAATAGAAGAACTTGTAAAAATTGAATTTAGTGAACTAGATAATAAAGTACAAAATCTTCTAATAAAAAAACTAAAAGGAAATTATAAAGCAGATAAAAAACTTTTAAGAAAATATATACCAGATAAAGATTTAGATGTAGAACTTTTTACAATTAATAAAATAAAAAACTATGATAAAGTAAAAGCATTTTTTAATGTTGATGATATACAATTAAAAGAAAATTTAAAAAGATATATTAGTCTTGATGAAACTGTTAAGATTACTATAAAATATGAAAACTAAAAGGTGTGATAAAAGTGTGAAATGGCAAGATGAAATAACCATTGAAGACATTGATGAACAGTATAGACATATAGCTGAAACAATAGGTATTAAAAATTTTATTAACCTTATTAAAACATTGGGAGGTACAAGTTGGTATATACCTAAATTAGATACTGTATTAAATGAAGCTAGAAAAAGAAAAATAAAAAAAGAATTTAATAAGTATAACAGAAGAGAATTGGCTTTAAAATATGGTGTTTCTGAAAGGACAATATCCTATTTAACACAAGAAAATAAAAATGAACAATTAAAATTATATTAATTTCTTAGAAACTTGCAACTTTGCCTTTTTATTATTTTATGATTCCACGGAAATTTGCAAATGTAAGAAATTTTATAAAAGATATAAAATAACACTACAATTAATTTTGTGGTGTTATTTTTTATTTATATCAATTTATAAAATAATATATTTGATGAAAGAGAGAATTATTAAAAATTTTAAAGGAGATTAAAATGAAGAGTTTTATTAGTTGGATAGGTGGTAAGAACAACTTAAAGAAAGAAATAGTATCAAGGT containing:
- a CDS encoding Mu transposase C-terminal domain-containing protein; its protein translation is MACKYDKIYISLEEASELEGMSYHSILMRMQRNPQAYNIKKEQAIQGGKDRTFISVSSLSSKAQALYKKKMQADVPKEEIKDWYIDIDINWYKANYQKNFNEALERFNIVERLFNEDRLKSKILAEELNVTERNARRVIDKYLNALQIIEQKRQNSDIDFSYLKVLALAKKVKIQENFYILNEEMKAFLENSYYDKDFLLNNNPITNLYDDFVKWCEFKEIEQIPHYNTIRRYILHIREIDGEGATVLASKGTRAWKNSHMMKRFRDTKALKVLEIVQGDVHTFDCWVSVKRANGSIEAIRPCLVAWIDMRSRALVGWVITECPDAQIMKQSLIHTIYPKANKELPYGVPKYLLIDNGKEYTAKTLTGRERTERVCFDEDAKGFYRSIGIKDDIRSLPYQPWSKAQVERYFSTVEMKFGKRIKSYTGTLTGRKTSGKVQKDIKKMLEKGQLLTIEDFAEKFEQWVVTEFHNKKHRGLIRQGEQTSEPISVFNNADKYVQAPPPLQYAISLLMKGETRVVTNTGIRRTIKGKEVWYTNPELTKYQGRRVEFKYHTEDITKVFVYDENGKFICEAISYELLHIAPKLSEDSLIEHIKDQKRQQQQTNETIKNRRKTYEERQLDYEEAGKKLVAPTLSNEELKTVAFVNDNRFKEDTKVKQKELKTTHNDIKESSKEIAEDYLQRLGDEVFDRIC
- a CDS encoding AAA family ATPase, yielding MNREQIVKKITEILKGGATQVSIAKAIGTNETYISKYLKGNFEGDIEKLETNLIKYIHKFEISKPTREFIKTKDATCILGICNSCQKLEQLGLVYGRSGFGKTTTLRKYADSTEKVIYIVCNSFMNANDIIKRISVSLGLKGLVGSKDERIAKIKEFFKYNKGYLLIFDEADKLLNKDTISKLDVIKTIYDEVDGDGVGVILAGEQHLKTKLGLYFEMVRNRGDLEWELKGLSRLEVETYLQGVKLTPKALEELVMRATNDNNGCFRTLNRTFKNVQRLFEDKNKNIETEEIGLEDIKSACILMPK
- a CDS encoding DnaD domain-containing protein; this encodes MQSKVVEFYLKKVNSVASFSQVQIIYSYTDEMEEDLIIEALNIALKNNKKNIRYIQTILDNWLNSGITTIEEYRKGVSQNARDKPIERSLKKGYGTKI
- a CDS encoding AbrB/MazE/SpoVT family DNA-binding domain-containing protein, producing the protein MISVKKISKTGSVTIPAPLRRKLGIIAGDTFEIEESDDGIVFKRSYGHCIFCGTNIGIKYFNKICVCEGCSKKVREMF
- a CDS encoding DnaA ATPase domain-containing protein → MQEINLLKEALKKGMVQKYDNHLTLEEKQILKNEKYVETYNNTIGNLPYTNCEICKNKGHIMVVDKKDATRHYIKKCSCMSERESIERFKKSGLEALRQKYTFSKFNRYNEKTKKLYEKAKEFLKNKNEKNWFFIGGQVGSGKSHLCTAMSLELLKNNQVKFMEWVKESTILKSLVLDDINYTRELSKLLYVDILYIDDFFKGGINKADIRLAFEIINYRYNNDLVTIISSEKSINEILEIDEAIGSRIYEKSYNFTFEIEKDEELNYRLRERGQKI
- a CDS encoding Mor transcription activator family protein gives rise to the protein MKTKRCDKSVKWQDEITIEDIDEQYRHIAETIGIKNFINLIKTLGGTSWYIPKLDTVLNEARKRKIKKEFNKYNRRELALKYGVSERTISYLTQENKNEQLKLY
- a CDS encoding phage protein GemA/Gp16 family protein — translated: MKNNSAMISNGQLSKIYVLAKENGLDNEILHDLVKAMFNKISLKKLSFVQAGKIIERLAGKSSQEDYIRNLEKQIGWAENPKRLKGFIKGMFKKDSLKRLTKKEKSKLIEALKSMKGRTENAK